The Arenibacter algicola region ACAATGGTCCCATCGGCAGGAATGGTGTTGCCTTCCTCAACCATCAGACTGTCACCAACTACCAACTCCTCACTGGGTATTTCTACGACTTCTCCGTTCCTAATGACCTGGCTATTGGGTTGGGTAAGACTTTTTAATTTTTCCAAGGCCATCCTACTTTTGGAATCCTGATAAAGGGATATTGAGGCTACAAGGATAATGGCAGCGACCATAAATATTCCATCACCATTATTTCCTGATATAAAATAGATTGAAGAGGCCACCATCAATAGGATGACCATCGGCTCCTGGGCAATACTTTTTAAAGCGTCCAAAAAGCTATTGTCCCTTTTATAGCTTAGGCTATTTTCACCATGTTTTTTTCTAGAATGTTTTACGGCTTCATCGGACAGCCCTTTAATGCCAAAATCGATTGGATTGATCATATGTCTAAATTAACTAAAATGTGTATAACAAGACATTACAATCCAACTTTCGCATTCATTCAAATTCGGATATGGTTAGCGCAGTTTTGTTACAGTGATTTGATACGGTAAAAATAAATGTAAAGAAATTTTGTGTGACTGACCTAAATCATTTTGTGCCAAGCTGGTTGGAAGTACTTTTAAAGTATAATAAATATATAACCCTTAAAAATACAATATTATGACACTTGTAAAATTTAAAAGAAGACCATTTAGAAACCTTATGACCCAAGATTTTTTTGATATGGACGATTTTTTCGATAATCGCGCTTGGGTAAGGGATATGCTACCTGACAGTTTCTGGAATGGGAAAAGGTCGGAGCCAGCCTTGAACATTAAGGAAACCGGTGACCATTTTGAGATAGAGCTTGCTGCTCCAGGTTTTCAAAAAAAGGACTTTGAGGTAACCATTGATGATGGATGCTTAAATATTGCTGCCGAGAAGTCGCAATCCAAAGAGGAAAAGGAGGACAAATTCACACGTAGGGAATTTAGCTATAATTCCTTTGAGCGATCGTTGCAACTACCGGAGAATGTTAAACAGGAAGAAATTAAGGCCGCCTACAAGGACGGTATCCTTAGCTTTAATCTAGCTAAGAAAGAGGAAGCTAAAAAAGCACCTCCAAAAAAAGTACAAATCGGATAGTTATTGGTTGGTTATTTGTTAGTAGCAATGCCTTCCCGTCAAAAGCCAAAATATGTCCGTGTGGGTGGTTAAGACGGGAAGGCATATTTTTTGTAAATTAAACCCATATGCTGCAAAATGCTTTTTTTTACTCCCTGCAGGAAATAATTGCCTGCACAGGCAGTGATTTGGAACGCGGTTTGGATAAAGAGTGCATTCCGGAACGTTTGCAGAAATATGGTCCAAATCGGATACCGGCACAAGACCCAAAGAAAAGATGGGCAATTTTTCTGGAACAACTCTTGGATCCCATAATTTATATCCTTTTTGCGGCAGGAATTCTTGCCTACGTTTTCAGTGATGAGCTAGAGAGTGCCGCCATTTTATTTGTCATATTTATCTCTGTGGCCATAGGATATTTTATGGAACTTAAAGCGGTTAGATCTTTGGAGGCCCTGATAAAAATGGGGCAGGCAAGCACAGATGTAATAAGGTCTGGACAAAGAATGGATATCAAAGCCGCGGATGTGGTACCTGGTGATGTCATTGTTATGAGCCCGGGTGATGTCGTTCCTGCCGATGCCCGCCTTACACAAGTAGATAATCTTTCGGTAAAAGAATCGGTATTGACAGGAGAGAGTCTCTCGATTCGCAAAGGAATAGAACC contains the following coding sequences:
- a CDS encoding Hsp20/alpha crystallin family protein — encoded protein: MTLVKFKRRPFRNLMTQDFFDMDDFFDNRAWVRDMLPDSFWNGKRSEPALNIKETGDHFEIELAAPGFQKKDFEVTIDDGCLNIAAEKSQSKEEKEDKFTRREFSYNSFERSLQLPENVKQEEIKAAYKDGILSFNLAKKEEAKKAPPKKVQIG